One window from the genome of Drosophila albomicans strain 15112-1751.03 chromosome 2L, ASM965048v2, whole genome shotgun sequence encodes:
- the LOC117564318 gene encoding fibrinogen C domain-containing protein 1-like encodes MTVSCESNFPGAGTGWTVIQRRKDGTINFNRTWSEYKEGFGDLRGEFFIGLDKLHLLTQSQPHELYISLGDFSNETRYARYNNFVIGSETEDYRIKDLGTYSGDAGDSLADHKYRFSTPDKDFTYDKCPPYFSSGWWFSNIGCYSCNLNGKYIQEDIGEETDGIEWREWKKNRPLKFTQMMIRPKSCLF; translated from the exons ATGACAGTTTCATGTGAATCGAACTTCCCTGGAGCTGGAACTGGATGGACTGTTATACAGCGACGTAAAGATGGTACCATCAATTTTAATAGAACTTGGTCAGAGTACAAAGAGGGTTTTGGAGATCTGCGAGGAGAATTCTTTATTGGACTCGATAAGCTTCACTTGCTAACACAATCCCAGCCCCATGAATTATATATATCCCTTGGCGACTTTTCTAATGAAACACGGTATGCCAGATACAACAACTTTGTTATTGGTAGCGAGACAGAGGACTATAGAATAAAAGATCTTGGAACATATTCAGGCGATGCTGGCGACTCATTAGCGGATCACAAATATAGATTTTCAACACCCGATAAAGATTTTACCTATGATAAGTGTCCACCCTATTTCAGTTCAGGCTGGTGGTTTTCCAATATTGGTTGCTATTCTTG caatcttaatggaaaatatatacaagaaGACATTGGAGAGGAAACTGATGGAATTGAATGGAGAGAATGGAAAAAGAATCGACCTTTGAAATTTACACAAATGATGATAAGGCCAAAATCATgtttattctga